In a single window of the Subtercola sp. PAMC28395 genome:
- a CDS encoding ABC transporter permease: MTATAPSVPRSSQKLAKVHLTAGGILKSEWIKLTSLRSTVWSYAVLLVIQVAIGLLIASVAASGQSGPRGQGAGLLHSPGVAALVATAGVNFGQLVVSVLGVLIISGEYSTGQIKSSFAAVPKRLPVLWAKAAVFTVVTFVVSLVAIVLTYFVTWPILSGAGVTSNLFDSDVYLNLLGAALYLALVGLLALTIGAVLRTTAGAIAASLGLLLVVPVIFGLIPADWAKSISDWLPGSAGGSLFGSGGIFEWWQGLLIVLGWIVAVGVAAAVLMKRRDA, translated from the coding sequence ATGACTGCCACCGCTCCTTCTGTACCCCGTTCCTCCCAGAAACTCGCGAAGGTCCATCTGACTGCAGGCGGCATTCTGAAGTCGGAATGGATCAAACTGACATCGCTCCGGTCGACGGTGTGGTCGTATGCTGTTCTGCTGGTCATCCAGGTCGCCATCGGGCTGCTCATTGCCTCTGTTGCGGCAAGCGGCCAGAGTGGTCCACGTGGCCAGGGCGCAGGTCTGCTTCATTCCCCCGGTGTCGCAGCACTTGTCGCGACTGCCGGAGTGAACTTCGGGCAACTCGTGGTTTCTGTGCTCGGCGTTCTGATCATCAGCGGCGAGTATTCGACGGGTCAGATCAAGTCGAGTTTTGCCGCGGTGCCGAAACGGCTGCCCGTGCTCTGGGCGAAGGCTGCCGTCTTCACCGTTGTGACGTTCGTGGTGTCGCTGGTGGCGATCGTGCTCACCTACTTCGTCACCTGGCCCATCCTCTCGGGAGCCGGGGTCACCTCGAATCTCTTCGATTCAGACGTGTACCTGAATCTTCTCGGGGCGGCGCTCTATCTGGCCCTGGTCGGACTCCTCGCCCTCACGATCGGTGCGGTTCTGCGCACCACGGCAGGCGCCATCGCCGCTTCGCTCGGCCTGCTGTTGGTTGTGCCGGTCATCTTCGGCCTGATCCCCGCTGACTGGGCCAAGTCCATCTCGGATTGGCTGCCCGGCAGCGCGGGCGGTAGCCTCTTCGGGTCGGGCGGGATCTTCGAGTGGTGGCAGGGACTGCTGATCGTTCTTGGTTGGATCGTGGCGGTCGGAGTAGCGGCGGCCGTACTGATGAAGCGGAGAGACGCCTGA
- a CDS encoding ABC transporter ATP-binding protein, with protein sequence MIEAHSLTKRYGSKTAVDSVSFVVRPGLVTGFLGPNGAGKSTTMRMIVGLDRPTGGSVTVNGKAYKDHHAPLHEVGVLLDAKAVHQGRSAYNHLLALGATHGIGATRVREVIEMTGLDTVAKKRVGGFSLGMGQRLGIAAAMLGDPSTLILDEPVNGLDPEGVMWVRELVRFLASEGRTVLLSSHLMSEMALTADHIIVLGKGRVLADAPVAEMISSSTVSSVRAVSPQAGEIARLLTSNDVTITSVDGQTLQIVGLTAAAVGEAAAAAGIVLHELTPLKGSLEDAYVNLTADSVEYRTHPSALAAAALTDSEVSR encoded by the coding sequence GTGATCGAAGCTCACTCACTCACAAAAAGGTATGGATCGAAGACCGCCGTCGATTCGGTCAGTTTTGTCGTTCGCCCGGGACTCGTCACCGGGTTCCTCGGCCCGAACGGTGCCGGCAAGTCGACGACGATGCGCATGATCGTCGGCCTCGATCGCCCGACGGGCGGCAGCGTCACCGTCAATGGCAAGGCGTACAAAGACCATCATGCCCCGCTTCACGAGGTGGGCGTGCTTCTCGATGCGAAGGCAGTGCACCAGGGCCGCTCGGCCTACAACCACCTCCTGGCGCTGGGGGCCACCCACGGAATCGGTGCAACGCGTGTTCGCGAGGTGATCGAGATGACCGGCCTGGACACCGTGGCGAAGAAGCGGGTGGGTGGGTTCTCGCTGGGCATGGGGCAGCGGCTCGGAATTGCGGCTGCGATGCTCGGCGACCCGTCGACGCTCATTCTCGACGAGCCGGTGAACGGTCTCGACCCCGAAGGCGTGATGTGGGTGCGGGAGCTGGTGAGGTTCCTGGCGTCGGAGGGCAGGACTGTTCTGTTGTCATCGCACCTCATGAGCGAGATGGCACTCACGGCCGACCACATCATCGTGCTGGGCAAGGGGCGCGTGCTCGCCGATGCGCCGGTTGCGGAGATGATCAGCTCGTCGACCGTCTCCTCGGTGCGGGCGGTCAGCCCCCAGGCCGGAGAGATAGCCAGGTTGCTCACCTCGAACGACGTGACCATCACGAGTGTCGATGGCCAGACCCTGCAGATCGTCGGGCTGACGGCTGCTGCCGTCGGTGAAGCCGCGGCTGCGGCGGGCATTGTTCTGCACGAACTCACGCCTCTCAAGGGCTCACTCGAAGACGCTTATGTGAACCTCACTGCCGATTCTGTCGAATACCGCACCCACCCGTCGGCACTTGCCGCTGCCGCTCTCACCGACTCGGAGGTCTCACGATGA
- the aqpZ gene encoding aquaporin Z, whose translation MSFPEAPEPAEPSTLARLLAETFGTFLLVFGLVGTATFSAAFPSSDASNPLGVGFLGVAVALGLTVMIGAYAFGPISGGHFNPAVTLGLAAAGRFAWSDVITYIVAQLVGAILGATAIFALASAGPAGFLDSAVKGGFVSNGYGEHSPGGFGLGAAIAIEIIITALFLFVILGVTNAKHAVAGFAPIAIGFTLTLLLLISIPIDNASINPARSIATAIFGGGDWLAQLWVFIVFPIVGALIAGLSYRLLFDGVKYTKTSAAK comes from the coding sequence GTGTCATTTCCAGAAGCACCAGAACCAGCTGAGCCGTCGACTCTCGCGCGCCTGCTCGCAGAAACCTTCGGCACCTTCCTCCTCGTCTTCGGGCTGGTCGGCACCGCGACGTTCTCAGCCGCCTTCCCGTCGAGCGACGCATCGAACCCCCTTGGTGTCGGATTTCTCGGGGTCGCTGTCGCGCTCGGGCTCACCGTCATGATCGGGGCCTATGCATTCGGGCCGATCTCTGGCGGCCACTTCAACCCCGCGGTCACCCTCGGCCTGGCGGCCGCGGGTCGCTTCGCCTGGAGCGACGTCATCACGTACATCGTCGCTCAGCTGGTCGGTGCGATTCTGGGTGCAACGGCCATCTTCGCCCTCGCCTCGGCAGGGCCCGCCGGCTTTCTCGATTCGGCGGTGAAGGGTGGATTCGTCTCTAACGGTTACGGCGAGCACTCGCCCGGCGGCTTCGGGCTCGGCGCTGCGATCGCCATCGAGATCATCATCACGGCCTTGTTCCTTTTCGTGATCCTCGGCGTCACGAATGCCAAGCATGCAGTGGCGGGATTCGCTCCGATCGCCATCGGGTTCACGCTGACGCTGTTGCTGCTCATCTCGATTCCCATCGACAACGCGTCGATCAACCCGGCCCGGTCGATTGCGACGGCGATCTTCGGTGGCGGTGACTGGCTGGCACAGCTCTGGGTGTTCATTGTCTTCCCCATTGTCGGCGCGCTCATTGCCGGCCTCAGCTATCGCCTGCTGTTCGACGGAGTCAAGTACACGAAGACTTCTGCGGCGAAATAG